The Macaca mulatta isolate MMU2019108-1 chromosome X, T2T-MMU8v2.0, whole genome shotgun sequence DNA window ATCCACAGATTCTTCCTCCACatgaccctcccacctctgcccgTAAACACCGCCCAGTTTTCCTCAGCTATGAAGATGGTGTGCATTGCTAGGGGAAAGAGAGATGTTATTCCGTCCTCATTCCTGCATGTGAGATGTTAATCCGTCCTCATTCCTGCATGTAAGTGCCTCACCAGGGTCAGAGCCGCCAGCTGTGGAAAATTCATTGACTGGCCACAGCCCATTGCCACCAGGACCCAGGAACAAGCAGCGCTGCCTCGAGGAGGAGGGCGGACAGCCTAAGGAAGATGCTAGCTCTCTCCCTCTACAACCCCACCGCTGCCAAAGCTGACCACCCCCAGTTCACCCGACGTGTTGAAAGTTCCATCAAATGCCACAAAGCAAAAACAGTCAAGCGTGCCAGCATTTATTTCAGGTCCGGTGACTGGGACTCTGCGGCGAGTTAGGGGCATGGAGCATCAGAAGGGGCTTGGTCACCGTTCACGGCTCTGTGTCTGTGGCTTCGGTGGTCTCAGATTCTGAGTGTCTGGTATCCTCCCCTAGGGAGGAAAGCAGAGTGACAAGTAGACCCTTGGGAGCCTTGGGGATTTCTGGCTTGGCCTGAGGTTCTCTtggtggaagaggaaggggaggcgGATGGGCTTGGTGGTGAGCATTGAGAGGCAGGGGTTGGCTCCGAAAGAGCTCTCGCCTGAAGCACTTGGTGAAACATGCCAGGGCTCTCTGGAACCGGCTCCTCCAAGACCCTCGCAGAAGAGCAGGTTCCCTGGGCAAGGCTGTGCCACTGGATGGGTCCTCCGTGGCATCAGACGCAGCCACCCATTCCTCAGCGTCTTTTTGTGGCCCTTTCACATTCTAAAAGCCAGAATAAATAGCCAGATCCTAACGGTCCCTCCCATCCCTGGCTTCCTTCACCCCATCCAATAACTGTTGTGTGCATCTCTGGCCCTCTTCCAGGGGCTGGGGATGCAGCAGTGACCTGCACAGACCAAAGCCCAGCCTCCTAGGGGACATTCCAGAACAATGGAGGGAAGCCAGACTCACCAGGTCAGCAGGTGGAAGGAAGGGAGTGAAGATCATGCTTCCGGGAGTGTGTGATGTGCCGGTAGGGACCAGCAGGACTTCATTGAAGACATCGGCGAAGCTCATCACTCTGCCGGGTGTAAAGAGGCCGAAGGCCTGCCCCCTCCACACCCCATTCAGCCCCTCTGCCCCTGCCTCATCGTCCCTCCCTCCTACAGCCTTGTGCTCCAGTAGGGGATACATTTTTGGTATGTCACATTCGGTCTGTTCCTGTGTTTCTTACTCCCACTCCTccaatctttctttcctttgtttcttcctcctGGCCCTCCCAGCAGGCTCGAGTCACGTTTCTGCTTGCCGAGCAAAACAGCCCCGAGGGTCCTCCTCGAGAGAGCATGATGTGTAGAGGTCTTCTACAGGTAGTTCATTGTATTTGGCAATGAATGATTCATTGCATGCCAAGGTCGCCCATGGTCCTAGTTTGCCATGAGTGGGACCATTCCAGGTTTAAAACTTAAAGGCCCCTGTCCTGGGAAAGCTCTCAGTCCCAGGGAAACTGGAACGGTTGGTCACCCTACTTCATTCATGTGGACACTATTGTCACATTACTGTGCACTGTTTTTCTCACATTTAATAGTTGAACCTTACAGATGAAATTGTAAGAGTGATCCTGATACATAAGACGTAGACATTTATGAGTAATCGATGTGTATTGAAGGCTCTTTATATCTTCATAGTGTGGAGGTAAATGCAGCATTGTGTGTTTGCCCCCAAATACATATCCACCAAAAGCCTATGATTGGACCTCAGCCATCACATCTGCTCTTGGGGTGTCACCCCAGAGTTCTAGATGGACCCAGAATTGCAGAGAGAcaagggcaggggagggagccGGGAAAGAGGTTAACATGACCGCAGATGCCGCAAATGGGATTCACACGAAGATGTCCTTGCCAACAGCCAGGCCATCGCTGGCTTTGTAAGGTAATGGGATGATCAACATTAGAGGTGTTGAAGCACAGCCTGAGCGGTCACTTGTACAGTATGCTGCAGAGAGGAGGGTTCAAATGGTTTCAGACAGCCCTGTGATTCATAGGATTCGTGTGCAAATCAGGGGTAAAGAGCCCTTAGCGTTCATGTAAAGACATAATTCCCCCTGATGTGTACAAAATCCTGTGAATTTCCAGGCAAGTGTTGTGAAATACTTAGAAATTCCTCCAAGAAGTGAGCAGGTCTCACTGTCTGTCCTAtctcccctttctctccttcaaTCTACCCCAGTTAGATTTTCTCCTACACCACTCCACTGAAACTTAGGAGTTAATTGAGCATGAAGCAATGAACAAGTGCAAGTAGTGTTTCTTATAGTTGTATATGACTAGCTATGTGATTCGAATGAACAAACCAGCAAGTTGTGTTTAAATGCTTGATAAAAGCTGGGTTTAAATTGTTACCTTAAAAATGGatagaaatgaagacccaaataACTACACTGTCATCTCCCAGCACAACTTTCATTCTCATATAAAGAAAGTGGTTTTCTAAGTAGGAAGGttgttccaaagtgctggaaattcCCAGGAAGAAAGGCCCAGATTTTGTGGAGCTTCCACCTGTCTCCTTGTAGACGCAGCCAACTGCCACCAGGTGGCAGAACAAGACGAGAAAAACTGCCCCACGCAGTCCCTGAGCCCCTTCTGAGGCAGTTTTTGGGTGAGTTTTCTCAGGGGCCGGAATCAGTCCTGGGGAACCATCCCAAGGATCTGACCTCTTAAGATATTCCAGGGTGCACCCAGGGCCTTGCCCAGGGTTTCTGACATCTATGATGACGCTTAAGGCGGTGACATCGATCAGCAGGGCCTCTGGGCTGGGAGACCCAATTCACCTCCTCCTTAGTACCCCTGGGATGTGGTAGTAGGTGGCTTTAGGCAGGATGCGGGGCCAGTTGTATCTGTCAGTGTGTCAAGGTAGTGACATCTGTGATTCTGCAGGGACATTTGGACAGCAGAGAATCAGAAACGCCAGAAAGTGAGGGTCTGCAACAAAAAACCTTGCCAACTGCTGTGGACTGAATTGCGTTCCCCCACTCTGCAATTAATACATTGAAGCCCTGACCGTGTATGGGACTGTATCTGGAGCTAGAGCCTTTAGGAggcaattaaggttaaatgaggtcataagggtggagccctgCTCCGACAGGATcagtgtccttatgagaagagacgCCACAGGGCTCATTGTACGTGTCATATCTCGAGGTAGTGACAACTGTGCTTCTGCAGGGACATTTGGGCAGCAGGGATGTCTCCTCTTCTCTGCACTGCATGCACCCAGGAAAGGCCATGTGACGTCTTAGCAAGGAGGAGGCAAACCATGAGGAGAGCCTTCAGCAGAAACCAAATcggctagcaccttgatcttggccttcccAGCTGGCAGAACTgcgagaaaataaatgtctgttgtttaagtcacccagccTGTGacattctgttatggcagcccgaGAAGACTAATATACCAACCTagtgatttttcaaagaaatgagACCCGGGCTGGCCCAGGAGGCCAGGCTGCTCAGTCCCCGAAGCCTGATGGCGGGTGAGGTGGACAACCCTGTTGTCCCGCCCAgtaacatttccttttctttctgaatctCCTTTGAGAAAATAAGCTGCCTCTGTGCAACTGCCTTGAATGGACCCAGAGTTCTGCAAAGAGTCAGGGAGGGGCTATGAGTGATGGTGATAAGACCCGCCCCACACCACCCTGCAGATGGATGGGATTTATATCGAGAAAGGCTACCATGTCAGCCCCCAGCTTTATACCATGTCTCCCTCAGCTGAGATTAAACAAGTGTGTAGGGATTCAAGaaaaagttgatattttaaatttggagTGGATGTTACAGGGAGTAGGGGTCGACTGGATTTTGCCAGCCCCGAGATTGAACTGGATAAATTACAGGTAGATTATATGTGTGAAAGCACTGGGTACGTGAGAGGATCTCAATACAATTTTGTTGACTTGCAAGCGAGTTTCGCAGAAGCTCCTGCAAGAGGGGAAGTGATTCTTATGATTACAAACAATAacagtttctttttattaaagaCCTAGTAAGTACAGGTATATCACCTGTTTACAATATTGTCTTATTTATGCAAATAATCCTTGTGTCCGAAAACAACACAGATAAAACGGTAGTCTCCCTTGTCCACCCCTCTCCGTCACCAACCCCTCAGTAATGGTTTAATATGTTTCCTCAAAAATTCCTCAATCAATGcatttacatacacatacatgcactaATAGAAACCTATGCTTGTCTTTTATGGGGCCATAAGATACATACTGGCTCATGATGCACGTATTGTGTGGCACttgatttttgcattttacaGCAAGTCTGGGTGAACTTCTCCTGTCAGTTCATGGAGAACTGTCTCATCATTTTAAACTTCTACACAGTGTTCTAAGTGATATGCCATAATTCTTTAACTACTTTCACACACAACGACCTTCACATTTTTCCCCAGCTTTTAAAGTTCTCAAAAGTTTTTCCAATATCTTTGTTCGCAGAGGATGTGTTGCCCTAGAAGAGATACACAGAAATGGAATTCTGGCACAAAACCCTAGAAATATTTCAACACTGAGTAACCATTGATAAATGGATCTGAAAAGAGGTGGCAGCAATTTCTTCTCAGGAGCAGTGTAGGATAGTGTTCATTGTCCTTCACCGTCTCTCTTGATGTTATTTGTCCCTTGAAATATTTGCTAATCTGGTGGTTGATATATGAAAGGTTTTGAGACAAAGCCTTCCTTACAGAATCTGTGAAGGTCCAGGACTGGTCATGTCTGCAAGCCCATACTCAGATGTCGCCTCCAGTGGGCCGGTTGGGGAGAGGCCGAGAAAGGCACAACAGAGTACAACAGAGAGTGACAGGAGGAAGTTTCGGGGTCCATGAGGAGGCTCAGACAGGACACCCACTCAGCCTTGGGGATGTTAATGGAGTCAGTGGAGGTTTCCCAGAGGATTAGATGCCTGAAATGTGTGAGGAAAGCATTCAgacagggaaagggagaggaggaaCAGCGCTTGAAGCACAAACACCAGGCCACTGAGGTGATTTTGGAAACTGCAAATAAGCTGACCCAGTTTCTATTCTGTGCACTTGTAGCAGTCAAGATTGGCTACCATGAAGCAGTGCCGGATTAGAAACATGTGTCCCAGTGGAGACCCCGAGTTCCTCTGCTGCAGTTCTCTAGAATGAGGGTGCTCAACCAGGGGCTAGCCTGAGTTCCAAGGTCCAGGCCTTGAGGATCTTCTGGGTTGCGTCTAGGCCCTGGCCTAGAGTTTCTGAAGTCTGTCATGGGACATAAGAtagtgatatgtgtgtgtgtgtgtgtgtgtgtgtgtgtgtgtgtgtgtgtgtgcgtgtagtCTCCTAAGGACCTAGCCTGGGAGACTCTAGTCAGCTGCCCACCCATTCTGTAGCTCTGGGATATGAAAAGAAGCCATTTTAGGCAGGGTGAGATGCCAATGGTGTCATGCAGTATCTTAGGGGATAGTGAGGGTACCCTTAGAGGATACTGAAAATACTTGCATTAGGGCTCATGGGAGGCATAATAGCCCCCAGGGCACTTGCAACTAGGCAACTGGCTGACACAGCAGGTAGCTGTGAATGTAACAGTCCCCTAAGCCACAGGGTCACCAAATGTCTGAGAAGAACAAGAATTTGGAGATCATTTAGCCAAAGATTTCAGAATGTCAATAGGGCAATGGAAGCTCTGAAAGGTATAGCACCTTGCTcaacacagagagaaaatgtaTCACTACGGTGAAACAGTGAAGTGAGGGCACTGTGACTAACACTGACAGATGAAACCTGTCTTCCCCTGAACCTGAGAAGTTCTAGAAATCAACAGCCTGTGCAAATGGGTCATCACAGCAAACCGCCTGAGGAGGTTCATGGCAGCCAGGTCCCAATCAGCAGCAGTGTTGTGCTTCTGAGGATATAATGTGTGAGGGTGTTTTGGTGTGTGAATCAGCCTCTGATGGGTGGTGAACAGGGGGCTCCAGGCTggcgttctctctctctctctctctctctctctctctctctctctctctctctctctctctgtgtgtgtgtgtgtgtgtgtgttctagaggTGAGGTCCCCTTGTCACCAAGCCCTGCTCTATTAAATCCCACTATGACCACTTGGGTTTCGACTTCGACTGCTATTTTCCAAGTTATGGCCCCTCGTAACCCACTGGATTGGTTGGAGGGTGGTATCATTGCAGCCAAGGGTCCTCCCTCTGAGCCCAAGGGAAGGAGGGAACAAGGTGGCCTCAAATCTTGTCCCCTGGGCCTGAGCCTTTTAAGCTGCAGTGGTAGCTTCATCCATATGTGTGTCCCACACAGTCTCATATCCCTTGCCCCACCTATATTCAGCCAGCCCAGATTCATTTCTGGACTGGAGAAAAGGCCTCAGCACCTCCAGGAAGACAGCTCTGAGTCCAGACATTGAAAACATCTGGCCCCTGCTGAGCGGGAGGCTCTGGGCTCCAAGCTagaggaaataaaaggaataCTTCTCACCCTTATCCCAGATCGGAGAGTCCAGGCACAGCAAAGCTCTAGTGGACACATGCTCATTGATTCGTTTTCttcaataaagatttattggTGCTATGCCGTAGATAAAGCCCTGTGTCCAGGTACTGGCTGTTCCAGGACTAACAAGGCAGAGCTCATGCTCCAGAGATGAGAGCCCAGATGAGGACAGTCGTGCAAATTAACCTGCCAGAGGGGGCAGTCTAGCACGAGAAATACTATGATAGAGAAGGGTACACAGTATGTTTGTGTGTTAGTCAAATATTTCATCATATAGATAGGAAAATGGAAGCCCAGAAAGGTATAGCAACTTCCTCAAGGtaacacagagagaaaatgtaTTACTATGGTGAGACAGTCAAGTGAGGACACTGTGCTTGGGACTGGCCTAGTGGAGAGGAGACATGTTACCAAGGGAAAAAGGACGTGTTCTTTTTGAGGGTAGGAACATCAGAGATCAAAAGAACAAGTGAAAGGCTGAGTAAGGAAATGGTGGCTCCAGAGGAGAGCCataatgcaaaggccctgaggcagggcaAAATTAACAGTCATTTTCGAGGGTACTGAAGGCAAATTTTAGTCATACTGTGGAGGAAGACGAGGCTGTAGGAGAGGAACAGAGTTGAGATGTCCAGATGGAAAGTCTGAGGGATGAGAGACGATGTCCTGGATAGAAAGGGGCTCTTACAGAATCATCTCATTTGGATCTGGGTGGTATAGAAGGAAGCCTCCATTACTGGTCCAGGATGAGTCCTGGGCTCCCGTCCCTGTGCAGTTTTCTACAGTGCATACACTGGGCCTTCTAAACACACCAACTCTAAAGTGCAATGGTGAGGTCAGAGTGATGCCCACCCAAGCTGTCCCCTAGAAGCCAGTGATCAGATAccatcctgtgtggctggggaAGCTGGCAAACAGTGCATAATGAGGACATTGATATGGGTTCATCTAGAATGAAACCAGGATGACATAAAGAAGGGCTGGGTTTCTAGTAGGGGTCAAATGAGTGCAAAGAGGCAGAGTTGTGGGGTTAAGATATTGGAATCAGGCATCGGTGAGAGGGGaaggtagagagagaaagaaagtgaggagagggagaggaagggagtgacagagggaaagagggaggaagggatgaatgggggcagggaggaagagaagaatctagggagggagggaggagagcatTTGGTCCTTTGCATAAGGGATATGGCCTATGAGCTGCAGCCTGCTGGGGCTGCCTCCCTCACACCAGAATTTTTGGAAAAGTATCCACTCTGTTGGGCCTCTCTTCCTGGAGAACAGATGCTTTTGTCCTACTTGCTAGGAAGATATTTTTCCTGCActgtttttgggttttggtttttgtttcttggcACTGGAATGACCCGGAGTCACCCGGGAGCTCCCAAGAGGAGGATGCAGAGTCCCAGGTCAACTCTATTACTATTCATGTCTGCCACTTACTGAGGGCCTAAAACATATCACACACTCTCTCGTGTGGATTGCTTAAGCTGGCACTTATCTTTCCAACGGTCCTGGAAGTTCAATGTCAGTCAGATTTTACAGAGCTCTAAACTGGGGCCGGAGACTTCAAGatacttgtccaaggtcacacagatatttactgaaaaaGCTGGGACTTGACCCCAGGTCTGACTAAAACATGGGTGCACCATGCACCACCCTGGCACCCAAGCTGGCACCCAAGAACCCCTCCCAGCCTTAATCGAGCCTTCTGTGTCTTGCACCCAGTCCCTAGCCCCCAGATATTCCTGCTGTCTTAATTGTTATTGATTACTGCATAGAAAAACTACCCCAAACCTTTCAAGTTAAAATGATaagcagtttttctctgagagtTCTGCAGATCAGGGATCCGGGTATGGCTTAACTGGATCCTCTACTTCCCAGTCTCTCACAAGGCTGCCAGCCCAGGGACAACAGTCTCATCTGTAGGCCTGACTGGGGAAGGATcgacttccaagctcactcatgtGGCTGTTGGCAGGATCTAGTTCCTCATCTGTAGGCTCAACTGGGGGAAAGACagacttccaagctcactcatgtGATTGTTGGCAGGATTTAGTGGGTCGCTGGCCTGAGGGCCTCAGTTCCTCTATGGCTGTTGGCCAGAGGCTTCCATCAGCTCCTCGCCAGCTGGCCTTCTCCATCTGGGCAAGCACGCATACAAGAAGAGCCTGAGGGAGAGAATGAATGCCAGCAGGTCAGAAGTCACAGTCCTGTTACAGCCTAAGCATGGAAATGACACACCATCGCCTTTGCCAAATTTTgtttgttagaagcaagtcactaggtCCAGCCCACCCTGAAGGGGAGGGAATCCCATAGGAGGAGCATGGGTGCCAGGAAGGGGGATCCTTGAAAGCCATTCTGGAAGGCTGCCCACCACACCTGCTCCTGCACCCACCTCAGTATAGTGAGTCCCTTTGGGTATCAACCGCCTTGACGGAGCAAATGGTTGATGGGCCACCTTCGACTGTGCTATGTGGCCTGCATCTATCTGATCCCACCTCTCTTCCAGCAGACCCAGGACTCGAGTCTGCCTGGCCTTGCCTTCCTCCCCATCCCTACCAGCTACTCCCCGCCACTGAGCCCGTGAGATGTCACAGCAGCTGAAAATGGACCTGCTCCCTGTGACTGAAGCACAAACCCATCACTTGGGTGGGACTGGGACCCAGGATGGTGCTCCAGG harbors:
- the LOC144338556 gene encoding protein FAM236A-like, with the translated sequence MYPLLEHKAVGGRDDEAGAEGLNGVWRGQAFGLFTPGRVMSFADVFNEVLLVPTGTSHTPGSMIFTPFLPPADLNVKGPQKDAEEWVAASDATEDPSSGTALPREPALLRGSWRSRFQRALACFTKCFRGGYQTLRI